A stretch of DNA from Kaistia algarum:
AAGCTCTATGCCTACTGGATCGTGGTGAACTACCGCGAGGCCTACGGGATGCATGCCTCGAACGGCATCCTGTTCAACCATGAGAGCCCGCTGCGGGGCGAGACCTTCGTGACGCGCAAGATCACGCGCGCGGTCGCGGCGATCCATCTGGGTCGGCAGGAGAAGCTGTATCTGGGCAATCTCGACGCCAAGCGCGACTGGGGCCATGCCAAGGAATATGTGCGCGGCATGTGGCTGATGCTGCAGCAGGACAAGGCCGAGGACTATGTGCTGGCGACGGGCGAGACGCACACGGTGCGCTCCTTCGTCGAGAAGGCCTTCGCCGAGGTCGGAACCCAGATCGACTGGATCGGCACCGGGGTCGAGGAGAAGGGCCTGGACAAGGCGACCGGCAAGGTCCTGGTCGAAGTCGATCCGCGCTATTTCCGGCCGACGGAAGTCGACCTGCTGATCGGCGACCCGACCAAGGCGCATGAGAAGCTCGGCTGGCACCACGACACCGGCCTCGACGTCCTCGTCAAGGACATGGTCGCCGCAGACCTCGTCGTCATGGCCAACGCACCCGTGTTGCATAATGCCTGAGCATCGCACCCGCACGTCTTCCGTCGCCGCTGGGGCTCCTGTCTCCGGCGCCGGATGGCCGGCCGGTGACGAAAATGGAGTGGGGCCGTGAAGATCCTCATCCTCGGCCTCAACTATGCCCCGGAGAAGGTCGGCGTCGCCGTCTATACGAGCGGGATGGCCGAAGCGCTCGCGCGTTCCGGCCATGAGGTCGAGGTGGTCGTCGGCCAGCCCTATTACCCGGCCTGGAAGGTGGCGGAGGGCTACAGCCGCTGGCTTTACAAGCGTTCGACCGAGAACGGCGTCAAGATCCTGCGCTGCCCGCTTTATGTGCCGGCGCGCCCGAGCGCGCTTCGTCGCGTGCTGCACCATATGAGCTTTGGCCTCGCGGCGTTGTTCCCGATGCTGACGCGTGCCATCGCCAGCCGCCCCGACATCGTCTTCACGGTCGCGCCCGCCCTCATCTCCGCGCCGGTCGCCGCGATCGCCGCACGGCTCTCGGGTGCGAAGAGCTGGCTGCATATCCAGGATTTCGAACTGGAGGCTGCCTTCGCCACGGGCCTGATGTCAGAGCAGGGACTGCTTCCACGGCTCGCCTCGTGGTTCGAGCGAACCACCCTGTCGCGCTTCGACGTGGTGAGTTCGATTTCCGATCCGATGTGCCGCAAGCTCGCTGCGAAGGGGGTCGCGGCCGAGCGGATCGTCCAATTCCGCAACTGGTCCGACATCGACGCCGTGCGCCCGTTGGAGACGCTCTCGCCTTACGCCGAAGAGTGGGGCGTGCACTCGCCGCATGTCCTGCTTTATTCCGGCAACATCGCCAACAAGCAAGGCATCGAGGTCCTGGTCGATGCGGCGCGCCTTCTTGCCGATCGCAAGGACCTCACCTTCGTGGTCTGCGGCGACGGCCCCAACCGCGAACGGCTGGAGCGCCTCGCCGATGGCCTTCCCAATCTGCGTTTCTTCCCGCTTCAGCCCAAGGAGCGGCTTGGCGAACTGCTCGGGCTCGCCTCGATCCATGTCCTGCCGCAGATCGCCGGCGCCGCCGATCTCGTGCTGCCCTCGAAGCTGACCAATATGTTGAGCTCCGGCCGCCCGATCATTGCGACTGCCGATCCGGGCACGGCGCTGGCGATCGAAGTCGAAGGCTGCGGAGTTGTGACGCCGCCGGGAGACGCCGAGGCGCTGGCAAAGGCGATTACGAATTTGATGGAAGACGCGGCGCTGCATCACCAATGCGGACAGAATGCGCGTCGCCGCGCCGAGGAGCGTTGGGCCAAGCCGAGCATATTGCGGGGTTTCGAAGCGAAGCTGTCGGCTCTTGCTGGTCGCCATTCGCATACGGTCTCCGGCGCCGGGGACGTTCTGCCATGAAGCATGATTCCATCCGCAGGCGCGAAGACCGGAGCCCTGCATCGACGAGTCTTAGGCGCAACGGCCAACACCGAGAGCTCGGACGTGGGCGACGCCATGCCGAATACGAAGCGGAGTAGCAAGATGCCCAGAGTGTCTGTCGTTGTCCGCAGCTACAATGAGAGCGAGCACATCGGGAAGCTGATGCGCGGGCTCGCATCGCAAAGCCACCAGGACTACGAGGTCGTTCTCGTCGATTCCGGCTCGACCGACGATACGGTCGCAATCGCCGAGAGCCACGGTGCCCGTATCGTGCGGATCGACAAGTCGGAATTCTCCTTCGGGCGCGCGCTGAACATCGGCTGCGCCGCCGCGGAGGGTGAGATTCTCGTCTTCGCCAGCGCCCATGTCTATCCGCTGCGGACCGACTGGATCGCCTCGCTGATCGCGCCCTTCGAGAGCCCTGCGATCGCCCTCACCTATGGCCGGCAGGTCGGAAACAGCGTCAGCAAGTTCTCCGAGCATCAGGTGTTCGATGCCTGGTTTCCCGCCCATTCGGTGGCGCGGC
This window harbors:
- a CDS encoding WcaI family glycosyltransferase, which gives rise to MKILILGLNYAPEKVGVAVYTSGMAEALARSGHEVEVVVGQPYYPAWKVAEGYSRWLYKRSTENGVKILRCPLYVPARPSALRRVLHHMSFGLAALFPMLTRAIASRPDIVFTVAPALISAPVAAIAARLSGAKSWLHIQDFELEAAFATGLMSEQGLLPRLASWFERTTLSRFDVVSSISDPMCRKLAAKGVAAERIVQFRNWSDIDAVRPLETLSPYAEEWGVHSPHVLLYSGNIANKQGIEVLVDAARLLADRKDLTFVVCGDGPNRERLERLADGLPNLRFFPLQPKERLGELLGLASIHVLPQIAGAADLVLPSKLTNMLSSGRPIIATADPGTALAIEVEGCGVVTPPGDAEALAKAITNLMEDAALHHQCGQNARRRAEERWAKPSILRGFEAKLSALAGRHSHTVSGAGDVLP
- a CDS encoding GDP-mannose 4,6-dehydratase translates to KLYAYWIVVNYREAYGMHASNGILFNHESPLRGETFVTRKITRAVAAIHLGRQEKLYLGNLDAKRDWGHAKEYVRGMWLMLQQDKAEDYVLATGETHTVRSFVEKAFAEVGTQIDWIGTGVEEKGLDKATGKVLVEVDPRYFRPTEVDLLIGDPTKAHEKLGWHHDTGLDVLVKDMVAADLVVMANAPVLHNA